A window of Periplaneta americana isolate PAMFEO1 chromosome 7, P.americana_PAMFEO1_priV1, whole genome shotgun sequence contains these coding sequences:
- the LOC138702828 gene encoding glutamate [NMDA] receptor subunit 1-like, with product MHCFEIKVVAYLLVLSPWCGITALPLIFSKDTTCELNEIILEYIDKGIDYSKNIYSFIFIFEDTENCLQELLEDVRHTKIIATASHVVSNSTTFPDLIAANKLLVIFLKRFPISELLKNIPRDSQQALYIIVLTSDSPSPVEIFEFCWQFKIVNVVIVRLHRGAINTYTYFPFSATHCSNGSVLRHLCSVKNGTKIQHCDSPWANKAANLHGCELKLTTLMLKPDVFLKNYTNGTVRIGGIEGRIALTLADRMNFTMSILPVSDGTRWGWKNSKGKLTGLVGDVAYGRSDLGFSQVLRHYDRYKYLDFSTTYKMEYVTWAVPIDAKRPSAYHSLSIEFSSGTWLLIGFVLFISAGILNFLKRNNITDQNLVRDFFGALFFINISFIGAPVVRLPRSVAIRIFYITFLFFSYILSVAYQAALGSIITVPWHTTNIEEIEEILNTNWKITGSKSVSLFLNFSRLEDKIAARIFKRFQIMDTTRALHQLVKHRNLAVMLNNGLLAYYLVTNFTSGGTCGYHILKKFYLVIYPAFVLRKASPYTQQVDTIIQNLFETGFVKHWNDQFSPPVQTVTYVDSGFSLVHLAGAYAVFFSGICTAFVVLLLERFHYCVYNKRFN from the coding sequence ATGCATTGCTTTGAAATTAAAGTTGTGGCATATTTATTAGTTTTGTCACCATGGTGTGGTATCACTGCTTTACCATTAATATTTTCTAAGGACACAACAtgtgaattaaatgaaataatactcgAGTACATAGACAAAGGTATTGATTACTCTAAGAATATCTATTCATTTATCTTTATATTTGAAGACACTGAGAACTGTTTGCAGGAGTTACTTGAAGATGTTCGACACACTAAAATAATAGCTACAGCAAGTCATGTTGTAAGTAACTCCACAACATTTCCAGATTTAATTGCAGCAAATAAACTGTTGGTCATTTTCCTCAAAAGATTTCCAATATCAGAattactgaaaaatattccaCGTGATTCACAACAGGCTCTGTACATCATAGTGCTAACATCTGACTCTCCTAGTCCAGTTGAGATTTTTGAATTTTGTTGGCAGTTTAAGATTGTGAATGTCGTGATAGTTAGACTTCACAGAGGAGCCATAAATACGTACACGTATTTTCCATTCAGTGCTACACATTGCAGCAATGGAAGTGTGTTACGCCATCTTTGTTCTGTCAAGAATGGAACGAAAATTCAGCATTGTGATTCGCCGTGGGCAAACAAGGCAGCCAACCTCCACGGATGTGAACTGAAGCTGACAACTTTGATGTTGAAACCGGATGTATTTCTGAAGAATTACACCAACGGTACAGTGAGAATTGGTGGTATAGAGGGCCGCATTGCTTTAACTCTTGCAGATAGGATGAATTTCACAATGTCAATATTACCAGTAAGTGACGGAACTCGTTGGGGCTGGAAGAACTCCAAAGGAAAGTTAACAGGCCTTGTAGGTGACGTGGCATATGGAAGAAGTGATCTGGGTTTCTCACAGGTGCTCAGGCATTACGACAGGTATAagtatttggatttttccacaaCATACAAAATGGAGTATGTGACGTGGGCAGTTCCAATAGATGCTAAACGCCCATCTGCGTACCATAGTCTTTCTATAGAATTCTCTTCAGGAACATGGCTCCTTATTGGTTTTGTACTGTTTATATcagcaggaatattaaattttttgaaacgaaataatattacagatcaAAATCTGGTTCGAGACTTTTTCGGTGCtttgtttttcattaatatttctttcataggCGCCCCTGTTGTCAGATTGCCGCGCTCTGTTGCTATCAGGATCTTTTATATcacatttctcttcttttcttacattttatcCGTGGCATACCAAGCTGCTCTTGGGAGCATTATTACAGTTCCGTGGCATACAACTAATATTGAAGAAATTGAAGAAATTCTTAACACGAACTGGAAGATCACAGGCAGCAAATCTGTTTCTCTATTCCTGAATTTTTCACGTCTTGAAGACAAAATTGCAGCACGAATATTCAAGAGGTTTCAGATCATGGACACAACACGAGCTCTACACCAGCTGGTAAAACACAGAAACCTTGCTGTTATGTTGAACAATGGCTTGCTGGCGTATTACCTGGTAACAAATTTCACCTCAGGAGGGACTTGTGGCTATCATAtcttgaaaaaattttatttggtaATATATCCAGCTTTCGTGTTGAGGAAGGCGTCACCCTACACACAGCAAGTGGACACCATCATACAGAATTTGTTTGAAACTGGATTTGTGAAGCACTGGAATGATCAGTTCAGTCCTCCAGTTCAAACAGTAACATACGTAGATAGCGGCTTTTCATTGGTACATCTAGCTGGGGCTTATGCTGTGTTCTTCAGTGGTATTTGCACTGCATTTGTAGTCCTACTGCTCGAAAGATTTCACTATTGTGTTTACAATAAGAgatttaattaa